From one Methanolobus chelungpuianus genomic stretch:
- a CDS encoding AAA family ATPase: MQESINLIQAHATKLRKLEENEKSLFEQLNNLDAETISKLIDIFEIQYFQPVNLLRFEILQHIKDKKVVTPKLVEEIKDKIVAKDKVYFSKYGDELVDGLLNYPEKKKTPFVNWKKYFSVCFPFFYLPKDKIEVDSALAKIANNLIKTLELKQYKTHIIGFEGAQNYGASFCWIALFPNKRVSHRKAYQLFLRINSLTMEAGIVPGWDINDPSSNSVDEFNNVEEVLEKLRNSREITQSKNDSLIDYWKFAPGENGNHWDDFYNEGIMAMGWDNLDNFNNYTTEELADVLNVTNSSTSNYISNIENFRDASIGDVVIANKGRSKCLGIGVIEGEYIFDGKRTEFKHVRKIKWLINELIDFEKPIFRPDTFSPTLKWEYIKEKYITAKSSYERLFSNLEAEKVVLPPAKVLPNDSGAQNYWWLNANPKIWRVDSFELGDIQSYTSHNAKGNKRRVYKYFEKVKPGDLVIGYESTPVKQIKGIFEITEELHYDDSEGETISFEIKELIKSTITWDDLKETKGLENCEVFVNNQGSLFKLTSEEFEIIRDLIDERNIIDEKEKAELNIKEYSFFSDKDKPFIEESELIDIIDSLEAKKNVVLQGPPGVGKTFVAKKIAYEMMKKNDDTKIEMVQFHQSYSYEDFIQGIRPSDESFKVKSGIFYNFCRNAESDPENKYFFIIDEINRGNLSKIFGELMMLIETDKRGKYKVHLTYSEKDDSPFSVPANLYLIGTMNTADRSLAIVDYALRRRFRFIPLKPKFNGKFVELLSSQGFSNDFIHGIIAKISSLNDKIESDKNLGKGFQIGHSFFCANKKSKPEKEWFEDIVKYEIAPLLEEYWFDDIEKSQTEVKLLLSE; this comes from the coding sequence ATGCAAGAATCTATCAACCTTATCCAAGCACATGCTACTAAACTAAGAAAACTGGAAGAAAATGAAAAATCTCTTTTTGAACAATTAAACAACCTCGACGCTGAGACTATAAGCAAGCTAATCGATATTTTTGAAATTCAATACTTTCAGCCAGTTAATCTCCTGCGCTTTGAAATATTGCAACATATAAAAGATAAAAAGGTAGTGACACCTAAATTAGTCGAAGAGATTAAGGATAAGATAGTAGCAAAAGATAAAGTTTATTTTTCAAAATATGGTGATGAATTAGTAGATGGGTTGTTGAATTATCCTGAGAAAAAGAAGACACCCTTTGTGAACTGGAAAAAATATTTCAGTGTATGCTTCCCCTTCTTTTATCTTCCAAAGGATAAAATAGAAGTTGATAGTGCTCTTGCGAAAATTGCAAATAATCTAATTAAGACTTTAGAGTTAAAGCAATACAAAACTCATATAATAGGATTTGAAGGAGCCCAAAATTATGGTGCTTCATTTTGCTGGATTGCTCTATTTCCAAATAAAAGAGTATCTCATAGAAAAGCCTACCAGTTGTTTTTACGTATAAATAGTCTGACAATGGAAGCTGGCATTGTTCCTGGTTGGGATATAAATGATCCATCCTCGAATAGTGTTGATGAGTTTAATAACGTAGAAGAGGTTCTTGAAAAACTTCGAAATTCAAGAGAAATTACTCAAAGTAAAAATGATTCACTTATTGATTATTGGAAATTTGCGCCTGGAGAAAATGGCAATCATTGGGATGATTTTTACAATGAAGGTATAATGGCCATGGGTTGGGATAATTTAGATAACTTCAATAATTATACAACCGAAGAACTTGCTGATGTCTTGAATGTTACTAACTCCTCCACTTCTAATTACATTTCGAATATTGAAAATTTTAGAGATGCCAGTATTGGCGATGTAGTTATCGCAAATAAGGGAAGAAGTAAGTGCTTGGGGATTGGTGTAATTGAAGGAGAATATATCTTTGACGGCAAGAGAACCGAATTTAAGCATGTTAGAAAGATAAAGTGGCTTATAAACGAACTTATTGACTTTGAAAAGCCTATTTTTAGACCAGATACTTTTTCACCAACTCTAAAATGGGAATATATTAAAGAAAAATACATCACTGCTAAGAGTTCGTATGAAAGATTATTCTCCAATCTTGAGGCTGAGAAAGTTGTTTTGCCTCCTGCAAAAGTGCTGCCAAATGATTCTGGAGCACAAAACTATTGGTGGTTGAATGCAAATCCAAAGATATGGAGAGTTGACAGTTTTGAGTTAGGCGATATTCAGTCATACACATCCCATAATGCTAAAGGAAATAAAAGACGCGTATACAAGTATTTTGAAAAAGTAAAGCCCGGAGATCTGGTAATTGGCTACGAAAGTACTCCTGTTAAACAAATAAAAGGAATATTTGAAATCACAGAAGAATTACACTATGATGATTCTGAAGGAGAGACCATTAGTTTTGAAATAAAGGAGCTGATTAAGAGCACTATTACATGGGATGACCTGAAAGAAACTAAAGGTTTAGAAAACTGTGAAGTATTCGTCAACAATCAGGGCAGTTTATTCAAATTGACTTCTGAAGAGTTCGAAATAATAAGAGATCTTATTGACGAACGGAATATAATTGATGAAAAGGAAAAAGCAGAGCTGAACATCAAAGAATACTCCTTTTTTTCAGATAAAGATAAACCCTTTATTGAGGAATCTGAGCTAATCGATATAATAGATTCTCTCGAAGCCAAAAAGAACGTTGTATTACAAGGTCCTCCAGGCGTAGGAAAAACGTTTGTTGCGAAAAAAATAGCTTATGAAATGATGAAGAAGAACGACGATACAAAGATAGAAATGGTCCAGTTCCATCAATCTTATTCATATGAAGATTTTATCCAGGGCATTAGGCCATCTGATGAATCATTTAAGGTGAAAAGCGGCATTTTTTATAATTTCTGCAGAAACGCGGAATCAGATCCTGAAAATAAATACTTTTTCATAATTGACGAGATCAACAGAGGCAATCTCAGCAAAATTTTTGGAGAGCTGATGATGTTGATAGAAACTGATAAACGGGGAAAATACAAAGTGCATCTTACTTATTCTGAAAAAGATGATTCTCCCTTCTCTGTTCCGGCAAATCTCTATTTGATTGGTACGATGAACACTGCTGATCGTTCATTGGCTATAGTCGATTATGCTTTGAGAAGAAGGTTCAGGTTCATCCCATTAAAACCAAAGTTCAATGGAAAATTTGTTGAACTATTAAGTTCACAGGGTTTTTCAAATGATTTTATACATGGTATAATCGCCAAAATCAGTTCATTGAACGACAAAATAGAGTCAGATAAGAACCTTGGTAAAGGTTTCCAGATCGGTCATAGCTTTTTCTGTGCAAACAAGAAAAGTAAACCTGAAAAAGAATGGTTTGAGGATATTGTAAAATATGAAATTGCACCTCTTTTAGAGGAGTATTGGTTTGATGACATAGAAAAATCTCAAACTGAAGTAAAACTGCTATTATCTGAGTAA
- a CDS encoding carbamoyltransferase C-terminal domain-containing protein, whose product MLTIGIYGITDTTYYEERPTYAHDHSIVIMKNGEVVSAVQLERYTGIKHDNKLSLSITSIIEKYADISEDIRIVSVNSFLGNSFISSDGNLRIEPLSKMNVEDIIVPAYCKYYFDGLNEKKVKAYVMCHEFAHVASCLPFIGKLKSNSLMVHIDGGAYNSSSSVWYYDGKCIQCLDYNWNELKDVMNNFNSNPLVCFILGHELKDHLSIPGKLMGYSSYGEANPEIMDWLQENSFFLDFQGNEDELLDIINIHFKTDFKRFDIHNLFFMDIAACIQKDFQEKIFTFIEKWSNKTGVEYLYYSGGAALNIITNSMIEGSGLFKEIFVPPAASDCGLALGAAAYLEYLDHSEIKKQSPFLNNFDVPSYSELSEIDLEEVAEHLQEGKIIGICMGASEIGPRALGHRSIIARADDIGIRKKVSEDIKKREWYRPIAPIVADFVAKEIFTRDICESNLAAYMLGQYIVKEEYRSYLKGVIHVDGSVRVQVIKAGDEGNKNLYCLLELMYQKFGTLGLINTSFNVNGSPIVHFHEDAYSSAKKMGLDGVVVSDRFYKFE is encoded by the coding sequence ATGCTTACGATTGGCATATACGGAATCACTGACACTACCTACTACGAAGAAAGACCTACTTATGCACATGACCATTCCATTGTGATTATGAAGAATGGAGAAGTTGTAAGTGCGGTTCAACTGGAAAGGTACACAGGAATTAAACATGATAACAAATTATCTCTAAGCATAACATCAATCATTGAAAAATATGCTGATATTAGTGAAGATATCAGAATAGTATCTGTGAATTCATTTTTGGGTAATTCTTTTATTTCTTCCGATGGCAATCTGAGAATTGAACCTCTTTCAAAGATGAATGTAGAGGACATCATTGTACCTGCATATTGCAAATACTATTTTGATGGCCTGAATGAAAAAAAGGTAAAAGCATATGTGATGTGTCATGAATTTGCCCACGTTGCATCATGCCTGCCTTTTATCGGAAAATTGAAGAGTAATAGTCTGATGGTCCATATAGATGGAGGAGCCTATAATTCCAGCTCTTCTGTTTGGTACTATGATGGTAAATGCATTCAATGCTTGGATTACAATTGGAATGAACTAAAAGATGTGATGAATAATTTTAATTCAAATCCACTTGTATGCTTTATTCTAGGGCATGAACTCAAAGACCATCTATCAATTCCAGGGAAGCTGATGGGATACAGCTCATATGGAGAAGCAAATCCAGAAATTATGGACTGGCTTCAGGAAAACTCTTTCTTTTTAGATTTTCAAGGAAACGAAGATGAATTGCTTGATATTATAAACATACATTTCAAGACCGATTTTAAACGATTCGACATTCACAATTTATTTTTCATGGATATTGCTGCATGTATCCAAAAGGATTTCCAGGAAAAGATATTTACCTTTATTGAAAAATGGTCCAACAAAACAGGAGTTGAATACCTTTACTATTCCGGAGGTGCAGCACTCAATATTATAACGAATTCAATGATTGAAGGTAGTGGTTTGTTCAAGGAAATATTTGTACCTCCAGCTGCAAGTGACTGTGGTCTAGCATTGGGGGCAGCGGCATATCTGGAATACCTTGATCATAGTGAAATAAAAAAGCAATCACCGTTTTTAAATAATTTTGACGTACCTTCATATTCAGAACTGTCGGAAATCGATCTTGAAGAAGTGGCAGAACATCTCCAGGAAGGAAAAATCATAGGGATATGTATGGGAGCAAGTGAGATAGGTCCCAGGGCCCTTGGTCATCGAAGCATAATTGCAAGAGCTGATGATATTGGAATCCGAAAAAAAGTAAGTGAGGATATTAAGAAACGTGAATGGTATAGACCTATAGCTCCTATTGTAGCAGATTTTGTTGCTAAGGAAATTTTCACCAGGGACATTTGTGAAAGCAATCTAGCAGCCTATATGCTTGGACAATATATCGTGAAGGAAGAATATAGGTCCTATCTTAAAGGGGTAATTCATGTAGATGGGAGTGTAAGGGTGCAGGTAATAAAAGCAGGTGATGAAGGAAACAAGAACCTTTATTGTCTGCTAGAATTAATGTACCAGAAATTCGGAACTTTGGGTTTGATCAATACTTCTTTCAACGTAAATGGAAGCCCAATTGTACACTTTCATGAAGATGCCTATTCATCTGCAAAAAAAATGGGACTCGATGGAGTTGTGGTTAGTGATCGTTTTTATAAGTTTGAATAG
- a CDS encoding WG repeat-containing protein produces the protein MQKSNSRSSLKDSCKPNTVESWKNSRISIDRTHHVLAKSSLYDARFDEVLAFHPPGFAPVRKAEEWFYINPNGETVFGRKFTRAFGFYEGRASVKMDNDWYHIDENGNPAYERKFAWCGNFQYGRCTVRENDLIYHHITVDGDDAYPERYCYAGDFREGSAAVKLANGLCTHIDEDGKTIHGEYYLELDVYHKGFARARDEKGWCHVDYSGKPVYQRRFQSVEPFYNGQSLCKDSNGKFVIIDENGSEIMELPSESSKSKLSGPKILIIGTLGAGKTTIAKMMAEHVGLSFVSIDGFRQLFGDGTVTGEYKAWESFIETCERPEGSVLEFSGAGPHTYAVREALLNSGMPVILIWLDTPPKISTMRILDRTNKVPTPFPWGDLHESADSIYKGIEMTWSEIWTAKKEIQAAIFENDGTKSIESIYDELVGFVDGELKC, from the coding sequence GTGCAAAAATCGAATTCACGGTCAAGTTTGAAAGATTCTTGTAAACCCAATACTGTTGAATCATGGAAAAATTCACGCATATCTATCGACCGTACGCATCATGTTTTAGCAAAAAGTTCTCTGTACGATGCTAGATTTGACGAAGTACTTGCATTCCATCCTCCCGGATTTGCTCCTGTTAGAAAAGCAGAGGAATGGTTTTACATAAACCCTAATGGAGAAACGGTCTTTGGTAGGAAGTTCACAAGAGCATTCGGTTTTTATGAAGGCAGAGCTAGTGTAAAAATGGATAATGATTGGTACCATATCGATGAAAACGGTAATCCTGCATATGAGAGAAAATTTGCTTGGTGTGGGAATTTTCAATATGGACGTTGTACCGTTAGAGAAAATGATCTCATATATCACCACATAACTGTAGATGGCGATGATGCTTATCCCGAAAGATATTGTTACGCAGGAGATTTTAGGGAAGGTTCAGCTGCAGTTAAGCTGGCTAATGGCCTTTGTACTCATATTGATGAAGATGGGAAGACCATTCATGGAGAGTACTATCTTGAACTTGATGTCTATCACAAAGGATTTGCCAGAGCACGGGACGAAAAAGGGTGGTGTCACGTTGATTATTCAGGTAAGCCTGTATATCAAAGACGATTCCAATCAGTTGAACCCTTTTATAATGGTCAGTCTCTATGCAAAGACAGCAATGGTAAATTTGTTATCATTGATGAGAATGGTTCAGAAATCATGGAGCTTCCTTCCGAATCATCAAAATCAAAACTTAGTGGTCCAAAGATATTAATCATTGGAACTCTTGGTGCTGGCAAGACCACTATTGCAAAAATGATGGCTGAACACGTGGGATTGTCTTTTGTTAGTATAGATGGTTTCAGGCAATTATTTGGAGACGGAACTGTTACAGGAGAATATAAAGCATGGGAAAGTTTCATTGAAACATGTGAAAGGCCTGAAGGATCTGTTCTTGAATTCTCAGGTGCAGGACCTCATACTTACGCCGTGCGTGAAGCACTTTTGAATTCAGGAATGCCTGTTATTTTGATCTGGCTTGACACTCCTCCGAAGATTAGTACCATGAGGATTTTAGATCGAACCAATAAGGTTCCGACACCTTTCCCATGGGGCGACCTCCATGAATCTGCAGATTCCATCTACAAAGGAATTGAAATGACATGGTCAGAAATATGGACTGCAAAAAAAGAGATACAGGCAGCTATATTTGAAAATGATGGTACAAAGTCAATTGAAAGCATCTATGATGAATTGGTGGGATTTGTGGATGGTGAACTGAAATGTTAA
- a CDS encoding glycosyltransferase family 4 protein, producing MKILEVIHGYPPLYNAGSEIYTQTISRGFIEKGHDVAVFTREENPYKKDFDIRVGHDQVEPLIRLYFVNHARSRDRYRNEKMDAAFAQVVDIEKPDIVHIGHLNHLSTGIPEIAGKRSIPVVFTLHDFWLACPRGQFLQMCLGEEETWRLCPGQDNKRCAVHCMSRIWGGVPANEDEDIKQWTRWIEQRMEQIQRQINFIDLFIAPSQHIMQRMIDELNIDKKKIIFEPYGFDLGRLENRVRTKETDFCFGYIGRIAPAKGVDLLIKAFGKTKGNAQLRIWGRETADVKYLKMMVEDLPDNRKEKVQWMPEYRNEEIVISVFNNVDAIVVPSIWDENSPLVIQEAQQAKVPVITANHAGMSELVKHEINGLLFKHRDVEDLALKLQSAIDKSEELVEMGNSGYINSQDGTIHSIEKHINILNDLFANLVKTRSEVCSHGE from the coding sequence TTGAAAATACTTGAGGTGATACATGGATATCCTCCACTTTACAATGCAGGATCTGAGATATATACTCAGACAATTTCGAGAGGGTTTATAGAAAAAGGGCATGATGTTGCGGTATTCACAAGAGAAGAAAACCCTTACAAAAAGGATTTTGACATCAGAGTCGGACATGACCAAGTTGAACCCCTTATTCGACTTTATTTTGTAAACCATGCACGTTCACGAGACAGGTATAGAAATGAAAAGATGGATGCTGCTTTTGCACAGGTGGTGGATATAGAGAAACCCGATATTGTTCACATCGGCCATCTAAATCACCTCTCTACAGGAATACCTGAGATTGCAGGTAAGCGGAGTATACCTGTTGTATTTACACTCCATGATTTTTGGCTTGCCTGTCCCAGAGGACAATTCCTCCAAATGTGTCTCGGTGAAGAGGAAACATGGAGGTTGTGTCCGGGTCAAGATAACAAAAGGTGTGCTGTTCATTGCATGTCTCGGATATGGGGTGGAGTTCCTGCCAATGAAGACGAGGACATTAAGCAGTGGACACGATGGATCGAACAAAGGATGGAACAGATACAAAGGCAGATTAATTTCATTGATCTTTTCATAGCTCCTTCCCAGCATATTATGCAGAGAATGATAGATGAGCTAAATATAGACAAAAAAAAGATTATTTTTGAACCATATGGTTTTGACCTTGGAAGACTTGAAAATAGAGTAAGGACCAAAGAGACAGATTTCTGTTTTGGATACATTGGAAGGATTGCACCTGCTAAAGGAGTAGACCTTTTGATTAAAGCCTTTGGAAAGACAAAGGGAAATGCTCAGCTTAGAATATGGGGTAGAGAGACTGCAGATGTGAAGTATCTTAAAATGATGGTAGAAGACCTGCCAGATAATAGGAAAGAGAAAGTTCAATGGATGCCTGAATACAGAAATGAAGAAATTGTAATCTCTGTATTCAATAATGTTGATGCAATCGTTGTTCCTTCCATATGGGATGAGAATTCACCTCTTGTGATTCAAGAAGCACAGCAAGCGAAAGTTCCGGTGATAACTGCTAACCATGCTGGGATGAGTGAACTTGTAAAACATGAGATAAACGGCCTTCTTTTCAAACATCGGGATGTGGAGGACCTTGCATTAAAGCTCCAATCTGCCATAGACAAATCAGAAGAATTAGTCGAAATGGGCAATTCAGGATATATCAATTCTCAGGACGGAACTATCCATTCAATTGAAAAACATATCAACATATTGAACGACCTGTTTGCCAATCTGGTAAAGACAAGATCAGAGGTGTGTTCGCATGGAGAATGA
- a CDS encoding radical SAM protein, which yields MENDNSGPWRITFDMNPDDCNLNCIMCEEHSSFNKAKNSSMKRRMDIDVIRKTVVQLSKRGLIEIIPSTMGEPLLYRHFDEIIKIARENEVMINLTTNGTWPGKGAEIWARELCPVCSDIKVSWNGATRETQESIMKGSNFYKGLEELRSFIKIRDDIAESGDNRCRLTLQCTFMEANLIELPALVKMAAELGIDRVKGHHIWVHYPETSKLDLRRSKESRLRWNKIVDKCVEVSERYNLPSGKHVILENFVHLPEAEDSTLPTEWNCPFLGKEAWVNHEGRFDPCCAPDPERKKLGEFGFVTQKGGLEYIWHGPKYTELVTGYKTYPVCEICNMRRPATI from the coding sequence ATGGAGAATGATAATTCAGGTCCATGGCGAATCACTTTTGATATGAATCCTGATGATTGCAATCTCAACTGCATAATGTGTGAGGAACATAGTTCCTTCAACAAGGCTAAGAACAGTTCTATGAAAAGAAGGATGGATATTGATGTTATTCGAAAGACGGTTGTACAGTTATCAAAAAGAGGCTTGATCGAAATAATCCCCTCAACAATGGGAGAGCCATTACTTTATCGACATTTTGATGAGATAATCAAAATTGCCCGTGAGAATGAAGTTATGATCAATCTCACAACAAATGGTACATGGCCAGGAAAAGGAGCCGAAATATGGGCCAGAGAATTGTGTCCAGTATGTAGTGACATTAAGGTTTCATGGAATGGAGCTACTCGGGAAACCCAGGAGTCAATTATGAAGGGATCAAACTTTTATAAAGGACTCGAAGAACTTAGATCTTTCATAAAAATAAGGGATGATATCGCGGAATCAGGGGATAATAGATGTCGATTAACACTACAATGCACATTTATGGAAGCAAATCTGATTGAACTCCCGGCACTTGTTAAGATGGCTGCAGAACTTGGAATAGATAGGGTAAAAGGTCACCATATATGGGTGCATTATCCAGAGACAAGTAAATTGGATTTGCGTAGATCAAAAGAATCTCGCCTGCGATGGAATAAAATTGTAGACAAATGTGTGGAGGTATCTGAAAGATACAATCTTCCAAGTGGGAAACATGTAATTCTTGAGAACTTTGTACATTTGCCTGAAGCCGAAGATTCAACCTTGCCAACTGAATGGAATTGCCCATTTTTAGGGAAAGAAGCTTGGGTTAATCATGAAGGAAGATTTGACCCATGCTGTGCCCCAGACCCAGAAAGGAAGAAACTTGGTGAATTCGGTTTTGTAACCCAGAAAGGTGGTTTGGAATATATTTGGCATGGTCCAAAATATACCGAATTGGTAACGGGATACAAAACTTATCCTGTATGTGAGATATGCAACATGCGAAGACCTGCAACAATATGA
- a CDS encoding tyrosine-protein phosphatase, translated as MKEFARNNDDIEGLAILGSHARGDAGPKADIDLVLFVPKAMPEKILSEAMDFLFPFNEFVIKPDTKKWIIFLGSEFLRVDLNAIQEISDIKVMYQGSLIDNPDKAVLIDKKGFLINTFREWKDETIKGKIDLFSLVNVEVEKFLDAFETASRYANQGDVFRFYFSYNLAFTRYARLVQLEKGNDSFLYTPRRFLEDMSTDRQRSTERLASTLKLSDIPPKLEHMTAEFLLTYGHLYAKYPELPRNPREIFTFIRSVLNRDMVWNLRDVAWVAPDILQKGKLYRSSTLSRFESRREYELLIKQLGIERIVDLRLEHEISRYPYTKYTYELLDVQHLGMNTKLSAPFVFGPLTSSLHADLLNNTDVIKQFFAFLAKKVPTLVHCHSGKDRTGVLIALAELIAGVPEELAKKDFLATGMDLKVKDADNLFGRIEELGGVHSILQQIGVPQEHVMAVRQWLGNEC; from the coding sequence ATGAAAGAATTCGCCAGGAATAATGATGATATTGAAGGTCTTGCAATCTTGGGTTCCCATGCAAGAGGGGATGCCGGACCAAAAGCTGATATTGATCTTGTTCTTTTTGTCCCCAAAGCAATGCCTGAAAAGATTCTGAGTGAGGCTATGGATTTTCTCTTTCCATTTAATGAATTTGTTATTAAACCCGATACTAAAAAATGGATAATCTTTCTTGGAAGTGAATTCCTGAGGGTTGATTTGAATGCAATTCAGGAAATTTCAGATATCAAAGTGATGTATCAAGGTTCACTAATAGACAATCCTGATAAAGCAGTCCTGATAGATAAAAAAGGATTTTTGATCAATACTTTCAGGGAATGGAAAGATGAAACAATTAAAGGAAAAATTGACCTTTTCTCTCTTGTAAATGTAGAAGTAGAGAAGTTTTTGGATGCTTTTGAAACCGCATCAAGATATGCTAACCAAGGCGACGTCTTCAGATTTTACTTTAGTTATAACCTGGCATTTACAAGATATGCTCGCCTTGTGCAACTAGAAAAAGGGAATGATTCATTTTTATACACACCAAGAAGATTCCTGGAAGACATGAGTACTGATCGGCAAAGATCCACAGAAAGACTTGCTTCTACATTGAAACTATCAGACATCCCTCCCAAATTGGAGCATATGACCGCAGAATTCTTACTGACCTATGGTCATCTTTACGCAAAATATCCCGAACTTCCAAGAAATCCACGAGAAATATTCACATTCATAAGAAGTGTCCTAAACAGGGATATGGTGTGGAATTTAAGGGATGTAGCTTGGGTAGCTCCTGATATCTTACAGAAAGGAAAACTATATCGATCATCCACACTTTCCAGGTTTGAATCAAGAAGGGAGTATGAGTTATTGATCAAGCAGCTGGGAATTGAAAGGATTGTAGATCTTCGTCTTGAGCATGAAATTTCCCGGTATCCCTATACAAAATATACCTATGAACTGCTTGATGTCCAGCATTTAGGTATGAATACAAAATTAAGCGCTCCTTTCGTTTTTGGACCATTGACAAGTTCTTTACATGCAGACCTACTGAACAACACGGATGTGATTAAGCAATTCTTTGCATTTCTTGCGAAGAAAGTCCCAACTCTCGTGCACTGCCATTCCGGTAAAGATAGAACTGGTGTGTTGATTGCTCTTGCAGAACTTATTGCAGGGGTTCCTGAGGAATTAGCAAAAAAGGATTTTCTAGCAACAGGAATGGATTTGAAAGTAAAGGATGCAGATAATCTGTTTGGAAGAATAGAAGAACTTGGCGGGGTTCATAGCATACTGCAACAAATCGGAGTGCCTCAGGAACATGTCATGGCTGTAAGGCAATGGCTCGGAAATGAATGCTAA
- the mcrC gene encoding 5-methylcytosine-specific restriction endonuclease system specificity protein McrC has protein sequence MSIPIQNIYYLLCYAWNKLDESDIVDVRAISITEFVDLFAKILANSTSRLLKQGLDRYYVEHEYVVNGIKGKLDLTASVKRNLLLSNRTACLYDEFDYDILHNQILKTTIFKLIRTNGLNSELRDELHRILIKLPPISEISVRQSNFKQIRLHRNNYNYDFPLKVCQIINENLFIDESSGQYKFKDFLREEKAMARLFEAFVRNFYKIEQSEFKVGREDINWKFEANNEMSMSMLPIMSTDISLQSPTRKIIIDTKFYKEAFKARFDKDKINSNNLYQLFSYLINQESEMDAKTHSCEGILLYPAVEKGFDYCYKFKNHKVRVMSLNLNQEWYDIRKDLLQILT, from the coding sequence ATGTCAATTCCAATTCAAAATATATACTATCTTTTGTGCTATGCTTGGAACAAGCTTGATGAAAGCGATATTGTAGATGTCAGAGCTATTAGTATTACTGAGTTTGTTGATCTATTTGCAAAAATATTAGCAAATAGTACCTCCAGATTGTTAAAACAAGGTTTGGATCGCTATTATGTTGAACATGAATACGTTGTTAATGGAATTAAGGGAAAACTAGACCTTACTGCTTCTGTAAAAAGGAATCTTCTTCTTTCAAATAGAACTGCTTGCCTTTACGATGAATTTGATTATGATATTTTACATAATCAAATTTTGAAAACAACAATTTTCAAACTTATTAGGACGAATGGCCTTAATTCTGAGTTAAGAGATGAACTACACCGAATCTTAATAAAACTCCCCCCTATTTCTGAAATTTCTGTTCGACAATCTAATTTTAAACAAATTAGGTTACACAGGAATAATTACAATTATGATTTCCCATTAAAAGTATGCCAAATAATCAATGAAAATCTCTTTATTGATGAATCTTCAGGACAATACAAGTTCAAGGATTTCTTACGTGAAGAAAAAGCAATGGCAAGATTATTTGAGGCATTTGTTAGAAACTTCTATAAAATTGAGCAGTCAGAATTTAAAGTGGGAAGAGAAGATATAAATTGGAAGTTTGAAGCTAACAATGAAATGTCTATGTCGATGTTGCCTATCATGTCCACTGATATTTCTCTGCAATCGCCCACAAGGAAAATAATAATCGATACTAAATTCTACAAAGAAGCCTTTAAGGCAAGATTTGACAAGGATAAAATAAATTCCAACAATCTATACCAATTATTTTCTTATTTAATAAATCAGGAATCAGAAATGGACGCCAAAACCCACAGCTGTGAAGGAATCTTATTATACCCTGCTGTTGAAAAAGGTTTTGATTACTGTTATAAATTTAAAAATCATAAAGTTCGGGTAATGTCACTAAACCTTAATCAAGAGTGGTATGATATCAGAAAGGATTTGCTGCAAATATTAACATGA